The Mycolicibacterium doricum genome includes a region encoding these proteins:
- a CDS encoding hemolysin family protein encodes MGGDLFGVLLTVLLLAANAFFVSSEFALISARRDRLEALAEQGKNSAVTVIRAGENLSLMLAGSQLGITICSILLGRVGEPAVAHLLEQPFGLLGIPDAVLHSVSFVVALSVVVTLHVLLGEMVPKNIAIAGPESAAMLLVPVYLVYIRAARPLIAFYNWCANATLRAVGVEPKDELDVNVSTVELSEMIAESVSEGLLDPEEHTRLTRALQIRNRAVRDVAMPLDTIHAIPASDPSQGPTVAAVERALAETGYSRFPVTAPSGQYLGYLHIKDVLPLVHDPDAVLDRSMVRPLPQLPESLPLPDALSRLRRSNSHLALVTSDGTITAMVALEDLVEDLVGTVRDGTHRR; translated from the coding sequence ATGGGTGGCGATCTGTTCGGCGTCCTGCTGACCGTGCTGCTGCTGGCGGCGAATGCGTTCTTCGTGTCCTCCGAGTTCGCGCTCATCTCGGCGCGCCGCGACCGGCTCGAGGCCCTGGCCGAACAGGGAAAGAACAGCGCGGTGACGGTCATCCGGGCCGGTGAGAACCTTTCGTTGATGCTGGCCGGTTCGCAGCTGGGCATCACGATCTGCTCGATCCTGCTGGGCCGCGTCGGCGAACCCGCTGTGGCGCATCTGCTGGAGCAACCGTTCGGGCTGCTGGGCATTCCGGACGCGGTGCTGCACAGCGTCTCGTTCGTGGTGGCGTTGAGCGTGGTGGTCACGTTGCACGTGCTGCTCGGCGAGATGGTCCCGAAGAACATCGCGATCGCCGGACCGGAGTCGGCGGCGATGCTGCTGGTCCCCGTCTACCTCGTCTACATCCGGGCAGCGAGACCACTCATCGCGTTTTACAACTGGTGCGCCAACGCCACCCTGCGCGCCGTCGGGGTGGAGCCCAAGGACGAACTCGACGTCAACGTGTCGACGGTCGAACTGTCGGAGATGATCGCCGAGTCGGTGTCCGAGGGTCTGCTCGACCCGGAGGAACACACCCGGCTGACCCGCGCCCTGCAGATCCGCAACCGCGCCGTAAGGGACGTGGCGATGCCGCTGGACACGATCCACGCCATACCGGCGTCGGACCCCAGTCAAGGCCCGACTGTCGCTGCGGTCGAGCGGGCGCTGGCCGAGACGGGTTACTCCCGCTTCCCGGTGACCGCACCGTCCGGGCAATACCTTGGCTACCTGCACATCAAGGATGTGCTCCCGCTGGTGCACGACCCAGACGCGGTGCTGGACCGGTCGATGGTGCGCCCGCTGCCCCAGCTTCCCGAGTCACTGCCGCTGCCCGACGCGCTGTCGCGGCTGCGCCGCTCTAACAGCCACCTCGCGCTGGTCACTTCCGACGGGACGATCACGGCAATGGTGGCGTTGGAGGACCTCGTCGAGGATCTCGTCGGCACTGTGCGCGACGGAACGCACCGGCGGTGA